In Ovis canadensis isolate MfBH-ARS-UI-01 breed Bighorn chromosome 15, ARS-UI_OviCan_v2, whole genome shotgun sequence, the genomic stretch GAGTGTTAGGAGTGACTGAGGAGGTAtaggaaaaatcaacaaaagctAAGTGGCTAAGGAAATAATACATAGCTGTATGAAGCTGAGGACTGACACGAATTAGCGTGATTAATCCAAGATTACCCATGCCACTAATTAAGTAGATCACTAAAAAGATCCCAAAAAGAAGGGCCTGAAGCTCAGGACTGTCTGTGAGTCCCCAGAGGATGAATTCAGTTACTTGTGAATTATTGTGTTTGGCCCTGAATTGCATATAGAAGCATATCACACTGTTAGCTGCAGAACATCCATTGCAGATAATCTTTCACGTTGTGGATTAAGGACCTCGCTCATGCTTATTTTATGGTGACCATATTGGAAAGATAAATCCTCAGTGGTCAACGGGCCCCCCTCGGATTTCAGTGCTGCCTGCTTTGGATTTGAAGGGATTTGCTGCAGGCAAGAATTCCAACACACTCAGTAGTCAGGATATTTGTTAAGGAAGACagaatattttgaattaaaatataggATATCATGTACACAAACTTCCAGCATCATAGGTAGTATAGCAGGATAAATATTTCAAGAGTTAAAGAGATGGCCATGAATATATTAAGAGAGTAATATATTAAGATGAAACACAAGGCATTTCAACTAGAATTAAGACAATCATGACTCTTCCTAAATGTTATGCTTAATGTGCTAGCCAATGTAATGAAGGAAAAGGTGAAATATAGTTATGTATATAGTATTAAAGTGTATCTAAACTAATATGTTTAGTAAAAAGATAATATTGAATTTTTTATGATTGTGACAATGTCTTCTATTACAATAGATAGAATGCTATGTAATGAAAATTATAGCATAATTTTCACAAAAATGTGAAActtcaaagaaaagtgaaaacataGTTTTCAGAATTCCACTTCATATgataaacaaaacatttaaacatAAAGCCTAATTTAATATTGAGCTTAGCAATATTAAATTGCTATATTCATCTTATATATTCATGCTATTTATGTTTAAGTCAAATAAATTCATAGTTTCACATTATTTTTGGTAGAATGACATTTAGAAAAGGAATTCATCTGTAGTCTTGGTCTCATGACAACAGATTTAGTCTTCGATATCCATTTCACCTTCACAGTGTTGAAGAGATGGAGGCGTACATAAGTGTCTGAGATGTTTTGACTCCTCAAAGATCAGATCTAGCATTCAGATTTGGGCTTTCAGACACCAGGGAATCTATGGTCTTTAATTGAAGAGCTATGTCCTGGTAAAAGCTCCATCTTGCCAAGACAGGACAGTGTGAATTCAAAGACATTAATGACAGGCTTTGAGTATATAGAATAGAGACTCAAAATTTGCTGCAGGAACCACTGAAATGTTCAAATAGTGGATAAATGTGTTTAaagcaaagacaaaaagagaaacttTTGAGAGCTGTAGATTAAGTCAACCCTGTATCTCTATGATTCACCGAAATGTGtactatatttcctttctctGGTTATGTTTCATTAAACATTCAaatggcatacacacacacacactctcacacgtATGGtcttcacaggtggtgctagtgatgaagaatctgcctgccagctcaggagatgcaggagatacagattcgattatttggtcaggaagatccgctggagtaggTAATGACAACACGCTCCTGTACTCTTGCcgagacaattccatggacagagcagccatggtgggctactgtccattgggttgcaaagagtcagacgtaactgagcaactgaacacacacacacatacacacacacatatacctatatacattcattaatatatattaaaatgacaTGCAAATTACAAACTCAAAACCATTTCCTGTGTAATTGCAAACTGTTCAGTTATCATTACAGTTATCTGAAATTGTATGTGCATGcctgtatatctatatctatctatctatatcacaGTTATCTGTTGTCTACGTTAATCCTCATTTATAAATTGGCCTCTCACGTACAGTACAGTTGGGACTAGAATTAAGGTTCTTTAGCAAAAGAGATGATGTGCAAATGCTTATGATTTATTAttactcttctgtgtattcaatATTTTAGAAGACTCCAAACTTTGTAATGCTGTCTTTATTTAATTGACAAATAAGCTACAGGAAGCCCACACACAGTTCAAGTCCATCCTTTGACTACAAGGCATGTGTTCCTTTCCAAGCTAGGCTGCATTGGCTAGTATGCTCATCACATTATAAACTATACCTTATCCAGTGATGACCAACTTACCTGAGATCTGCCCAGTGTAATTGCATAGGATCCTTGCTACTGAAAAATGATCTATGACGTTTCAATTATTTTGTGTATATTAATTTAGAATATATGATTCCCCTGGGATTCCCTTCTTGAGTTACATGTTTTTTAGATAACTTGAAAAAATATAACAAGATCTCataggcttttaaaaaagaagttcacTTAAAAATTAGTCttcagagatcaaaccaggtGTCAGGCCATCTTAAAGCAGTGACTAAGGTAAACTTTGGATGTATTATTCTTCCGAACAAagacaatttgaaaaataaataaatacaacttgttaaatgtataaatatgGAGAAGTTTTATGAGttcattcataatttaaaattatttttattgggtATACTTGATTTATGGAATAGttctataacattttattttttgaagaaactaGCAAATCAGGGAAAGAAGTACAACGTGTATCTTTGTTCTTTATATGGGATATGATTAATGGAACTGGAGAATCCTGAACCAGGGATTTTAAAGTGGTGGAAAGGTGAAACCTTTGTCCTATAACTAGTTATATATCCAGATAATGATTTGTTATGCAATTAttcatttgagaaataaaaaaaacatTGGTATAAATTCTTATGGagcaaagaattattttttaaaatataatttcatttgaaaatgagaGAATTGGCAAAAAATTCTAATGGGCACTTTTATATCTGAAATCTCATTCTAAGTGAAAatctttagaaaattttattGCACAATGCACATACATGTAGAAATCCAGTATTAAGAATAGGCATTTTGGtagcttaagagaaaaaaaatcagactgtgaagaaaattCCGTTTTTATTCATTCAAGTCACTTTCTTAATTTCATGAACATAAAAGCCTGGTTTCTATTCATGATGACTTTTTTCAGGGCAGCTTTCACTTCCTTATTCCTCAGGCTGTAGAGTAAAGGGTTCAACATGGGAATGATCACCGTATAGAAGACAGAGGCCATCTTATCTGTGTCAAGGGAATGATTAGAACTTGGCTGTAAGTACATAAAGATGAGGGTTCCATAGAATATGGTGACTGCCAGCATGTGGGAGCCACAGGTAGAAAAAGCCTTGCGTCTGCCTGCAGCGGAGCGCATCTTCAGGATGGCGGAAGCAATGTACACATAGGAGACAAAGACAATGAGAAGGGAAGAGATGAACATGAGACCAGCGCAGGCAAAAATCCATAGCTGCTTGGAGTGAGTGTCTGACCTAGTGAGCCTGAGAAGAGGCATGTTGTCGCAATAGAAATGATTGATGATATTGGAATGGCAGTAGGAGAGGTGAAAGGTGAGGATGGCATGAAATAGGGCGACCAGGAAGCTGTAGCCATAGGGGACAGCCACAAGCTGAACGCAGACGCCTGGGGACATTACGACCATATAGAGGAGAGGGTTACAGACGGCCACATACCGGTCATAGGCCATGGAAGCCAGTAGCAAACACTCGGCAGTCATGAAGGCCAGGAAACAGCCCAGCTGGGCAGCACATCCATTGAAAGGGATAACATTTTGTTTGTACAAGAAACTCCCCAGCATTTTGGGTGTAATGACAGAAGAATAACAGAAATCAACAAAAGCCAAGTTACTAAGAAAGAAGTACATTGGTGTGTGGAGTCTTGAATCTGTTCTGATGACTAGGATCAGACCCAGGTTGCCTGCTACTGTGAAGAGGTAGATGGATAAGAACAGCACAAAGAGGGGCATCTTCAACTCCTGACGATCTGTGAGGCCCGCGAGAACAAATTCCGTCACCTCAGTGCAATTTATCTGGATCATGTGTCTTCAGTATGTCTGGATGAAGAGAGGATAATGAAATCCAACATAATTAAATTCAAGTCTTAATATCCTTTAAAGCAATTGGTATAATCCACATGAAAATGCTAACAGTAAAAGTGCTAGCATCCTTGAGTCTGGTGATGAGACAGAGTAAACGGAGATGTTTTATAGGAGAGACATATTTATCTCCCCCAAATCAAGTGCATTTTATGAAATTAACAGCTGTAGATAGGATTCAGTCCACACTGACTCTTTCCTCAAAGCTCTTACAttgtttaaaatttaacattatttttttcaaaacattaaaGCTATTGCTTTTATCAAAAATATCTTAACATTAATACTATAAAGGAAAATGACCCCCTGCAGTGACATCACTCTGACAGACTTGCATATGTGATGCAAACCCCACATTGTCGCAGTGCTGACAGAGCCATGAGCAGCACGCTCTAGCCATGTATTCTATACTCAGCACTTATTGCAGGGAGGCCACCATTGATTGCTTCGTAGTCTTCACGAATGTGTTAATAATGCAAATGCTGGAAATGGGCAACTTTATGAAGGACTATGGCTACCTCATgggttgttattttaaaaaatataatataatattttttatttgactgCCCTGGTCTTCCTCagtgcactcaggctttctcagCTTGCAGTGACCAGGGCTACCCTTCTGTGTGGTGCCCAGGCCTCTCATTTCGCTGGCTTTCCTTGTTGCAgaacactggctcagtagtttggtcacatgggctcagctgccccgtggcattgtgggatcttcctggaccaggtatcaaactcatgtcccctgcattggcaggtggattcctaaccactggaccacgagggaagtcctacTCTggttctgatattcccatcttttagaCAGGAAAGAAACATTGAGAGGTAAAGCAACTGAAGTAAGCTCAGACAGCCTGTCTGTAACACAGGGCTTTCAAACTAGTGTTCTTCTGATGCGGGAGCCCACTCTCTATTAGAGAACTGACAAGCATCTGCCTTATAATGCAGGGTACCCAACTGTGTTGATTGCAGCATAAGCGATGTGAGTATATAAAATCCACCCAATATTCCGAAATGGAAAAGTACCTGCAAAAGATtggatagatgtatatgtataactgagtcactttgctgttcagcagaaattacaatattgtaaatcaataaaaaaatatgctccaataaaaattaagaagtcaatgtaaaatttatattttatttcacttattctaTTCCatctatgagaaaaaaaatacaatagagCCTCAGTAATGAACAACTGATTTTCTAACAGATAAATGTTGAAAAATGCCATTCCATTGAGACTTATGCCAAGCAAGGCACAGCAGAAAGAACCCTGAATGAAATTGGGAGATCTTTATTTGAATGCTCTGTCGCCctcaaaatac encodes the following:
- the LOC138420565 gene encoding olfactory receptor 8U9 encodes the protein MIQINCTEVTEFVLAGLTDRQELKMPLFVLFLSIYLFTVAGNLGLILVIRTDSRLHTPMYFFLSNLAFVDFCYSSVITPKMLGSFLYKQNVIPFNGCAAQLGCFLAFMTAECLLLASMAYDRYVAVCNPLLYMVVMSPGVCVQLVAVPYGYSFLVALFHAILTFHLSYCHSNIINHFYCDNMPLLRLTRSDTHSKQLWIFACAGLMFISSLLIVFVSYVYIASAILKMRSAAGRRKAFSTCGSHMLAVTIFYGTLIFMYLQPSSNHSLDTDKMASVFYTVIIPMLNPLLYSLRNKEVKAALKKVIMNRNQAFMFMKLRK